The Aggregicoccus sp. 17bor-14 DNA window CCGGGCTGCACGAGGCGGGCGCGGCGGCGGAGGCGGCCCAGGCGAAGCGCGAGCGCACCGAGGCGCTGCTCGCGCGCGGCATCGCGGCGCGCCAGGATGCGGAGGCCGCGCGCACGGACGAGGCCACGGCCACGGCGGCGCTGCGGCGCGCGCGCGCGGAGGTGGACCTCGCCCGGCGCAAGCTCGCGCGCAGCGAGCTGCGTGCCCCCTTCGACGGGGTGGTGCTCTCGGTGAGCGTGGCGCAGGGCGAGGCGGTGGAGGGCAACGGCAGCCCCGTGCTGGAGGTGGCCGCGGTGGACCCGCTGGAGCTGCGCGCGCTGCTGCCGCCGGAGCAGGCGGCGCTCCTGCGCGTGGGGATGCCCGCCACGCTGCGGGCAGGCTCCCCGGAAGCGCAGGCCGAAGCGCAGGCGCCGCTGGGCGCGCAGGTGGTGGCGGTGAGCCCCGCGGCGGACGCGGCGAGCGGGCACGTGCTGGTGCGGGTGCGCGCGGCGAACCCCGCCGGCGCGCTGCGCCCGGGGCTGCTGGGCGAGGCGCTGGTGCGCGTGGGAAGCGAGCCGGACGCGCTCAGCGTGCCCTCCAGCGCGCTGCTGCCCTCGGAGGACGGGGGCGCGGCGCTGGCGCTGGTGCAGGAGGGCAAGGCGCACCGGGTGCCGGTGGCGGTGCGCTTCGAGCAGGGGGGCCGCGCGGTGGTGCAGGGAGACGTCGCGGACGGGGCGAGCGTCATCGTGGAGGGAGGCTACTCGCTGCCCGAGGGCAGCGAGGTGGAGGTCCTCAAGTGAGCGAGGGCGGCGCGAGCGGCGCACTGCACGCGCTGCGCCGGCACGCGGCGGGCTTCCTCGCGCTCGCGCTCGCGCTGTGCCTCTTCGGGCTCTGGGCGGCGCAGCAGCTGCCCAGCGGGCTGTACCCGGAGGTGTCCTTCCCGCGCGTCGTGGTGGCGGCGACCCTGCCGGGCGCGAGCGCGGAGACCCTGCGCCTCTCCGTCACGCAGCCGGTGGAGGAGGCGCTCTCCACGGTGCTGGGCGTGCGCCGCGTGCGCTCGCGCACCATCCGCGCGGCGGCCGAGGTCTCGCTCTGGTTCGAGCCGGACGCGGACATGGACGCGGCGCTCGCGCGGGTGAACGCGCGCCTCGGCGAGGCGCAGGGCGGGCTCCCGCGCGACGTGGAGCTGCGGGCGGAGCGGCTCACGCCCTCCTCCTTCCCCATCCAGACGGTGGCGGTGACCGGGAGCGCCCCGCCGGCGCAGCTGCGCGAGGTGGCGCT harbors:
- a CDS encoding efflux RND transporter periplasmic adaptor subunit; the encoded protein is MPPERRRLLPLLLLLALACKAPAPAAEEEASAPRPRVRVEQVKRGPVERTLRLPGALAPAPGRDVRLGALVAGRLARLDVAEGERVRAGQLLGVIEAGPSRDELQQAEAGLHEAGAAAEAAQAKRERTEALLARGIAARQDAEAARTDEATATAALRRARAEVDLARRKLARSELRAPFDGVVLSVSVAQGEAVEGNGSPVLEVAAVDPLELRALLPPEQAALLRVGMPATLRAGSPEAQAEAQAPLGAQVVAVSPAADAASGHVLVRVRAANPAGALRPGLLGEALVRVGSEPDALSVPSSALLPSEDGGAALALVQEGKAHRVPVAVRFEQGGRAVVQGDVADGASVIVEGGYSLPEGSEVEVLK